DNA from Geobacillus vulcani PSS1:
ATGGAAAAATTTTTGGATATAATTACCTTCGTAGCGTCATTTCCGAAGGGAGGTCGAAGACAATGACAATGATGATGTGGACAACAGTAACGCATCCATTCCATCCAATGGCTATTCGACCTTCCGCCGACCGGGAATGAACGTGCACCGATGACGAAAAACAGCGATCGGGCCGCAGAAGGGGAGTAGTCTCGCTTTCTGCGGCCTTTTTGTGCGCTTAGCCGCAGAAACGCCTTCCTTCTGCGGTTTTTTTTGCATGGAAAGGAGGTGTGGGGGCATGACGATCCATTTGTTTTTTATCACGATCACGATTGAGCGGAGAAAGCCGCGGCAGCGGAACAGCGAAGAGGAGCGGTTCGCACGCGCAGCCGAGGAAGAGTGGCTTGACCGCAAATGTTCTGCTTATCAACGGTTGTTTTAAACAATTGAAGATGAAAGGGGAGAAGATTCATGTCAATTGCACCAGTATGGATTGTGATGTGGATAAAACAGACGGGAGACTCGACTTGACTGAGGCTGAAGGAGGAGGAGGTGTGCTCCACATGCTGTTGTTGACGTTTGAATTTCACGAATTGTTCAAAATGCCAAAAGGGAGTTCTCTTTTTTCTTTGATAAAATAAAAATAGATGATCAAGCTAAGGAGGGAACGGGGATGTTTGCCATCGTGATGTCGATCATCATTACCGCGTCGATTGCGCTTGTTGTCGCCGCGGAAGTCAGCGTTGAGGCAAGAGCGTAAGGGCAGCGGTTTCCCTGCGTCGGGAGGGGGATAAGCAGGCGGAACGCATCAGCGGGACGTTGGCATTCATCGTTTTTGGTTGGCCAAGTTATGGCCGGCTCGTTTTCGAGCCGGTCTATTTTTGTCGTAAAGACACGGACAACATCACCCCTGCATATACATAACGATAGGCGGTTTCCGCCGATGACAGCAGGCGGGGGTGAGAGCATGTCCGGCATTTTCACGGCGTTTACGTTTCTGTTGAAAGAGCTGACGTTTCTTGTCTCGTATATTAAAAACAATGCGTTTCCCCAGCCGTTGAGCGCTCAAGAAGAGGAGAAGTATTTGGCGCTGATGGCAAAAGGCGACGAGCAAGCCCGCAACCGGCTCATCGAACACAACTTGCGCCTTGTTGCCCATATTGTGAAAAAATTTGAAAATACAGGAGAAGAGGTCGAGGATTTAATCTCCATTGGCACGATTGGCTTGATCAAGGCGATTGAAAGCTATTCGCCTGGAAAAGGAACGAAGTTGGCGACGTATGCGGCTCGATGTATCGAGAACGAAATCCTTATGCACCTGCGTTCGTTAAAAAAAACACGCAAAGACGTTTCGTTGCATGAGCCAATCGGCCAGGACAAAGAAGGAAACGAAATCAGCCTGCTTGATATTTTAAAAGCCGAAGGCGAAGACATCGTCGATGAAATCCACTTGAACATGGAGATCGAACAAGTCAAACAATATATCAGCGTGCTTGATGAGCGGGAAAAAGAGGTGATCATCAATCGCTTTGGCCTCGGTCGGCAACGGGAAAAAACGCAGCGCGAAATCGCCAAAGAGCTCGGCATCTCGAGAAGCTACGTCTCGCGCATCGAAAAACGGGCATTAATGAAAATGTTTCATGAGTTTTATCGGCAGGAAAAAGAAAAACGGCGGTCATAACGAAAGCGGGTTGCTGGTGCAGCGACCCGTTTTTTAACAGAAGAATAAAAATTATTTAAAAAAACTAAATTCCTTCATCCGCACCCTTTAATGAAGCGATTTCAACCAAAAATATTGACAGATTTTATTTTTAAAAGTAAAATAATTTTGTCGTCTTTTGTCTAAAATTGTCTAGAGGAGGCGAAAAAGCATCATGCGCAAGATCGGCTTGGCATGGCAAATTTTCATCGGCCTTATTCTTGGGATTATTGTCGGGGCCATTTTTTACGGAAATCCTAAGGTAGCGACGTATTTGCAGCCGATTGGAGATGTTTTTCTCCGTTTAATTAAGATGATCGTCATCCCGATCGTCGTCTCGAGTTTGATTGTCGGCGTCGCCAATGTCGGTGATGTGAAAAAGCTTGGAAAGTTGGGCGGCAAGACGATCCTTTATTTTGAGATCATTACAACGATTGCCATTATTGTCGGTCTCTTGGCAGCGAACATTTTCCAACCAGGCGTCGGCGTCAATATGAAGTCGCTTGAAAAAACGGATATCCAGTCGTATGTCGATACGACGAACGAAGTGCAGCACCATTCGATGGTTGAAACATTTGTCAACATCGTGCCGAAAAACGTGTTTGAAGCGCTGTCGACTGGAAATATGCTGCCGATTATCTTTTTCTCAGTGATGTTCGGGTTGGGTGTAGCCGCGATCGGTGAAAAAGGGAAACCGGTGCTTCGCTTTTTCCAAGGCACGGCGGAAGCGATGTTTTATGTGACGAACCAAGTGATGAAGTTTGCGCCGTTTGGCGTTTTCGCCTTGATCGGCGTGACGGTGTCGAAATTCGGCGTCGCTTCGCTCCTTCCCCTCAGCAAGCTTGTTGTGCTCGTTTATGCGGTCATGGCGTTTTTCGTGTTGGTGGTGCTTGGCGCTGTAGCCAAATTGGCGGGTATCAATATTTTCCACATTATAAAAATCTTAAAGGATGAATTAGTGCTTGCCTATAGCACGTCGAGTTCGGAAACAGTGTTGCCTAAGGTTATGGAAAAAATGGAGAAATTCGGTTGTCCGAAGGCGGTAACATCATTTGTCGTTCCGACCGGCTATTCGTTCAACTTGGATGGGTCGACGCTCTATCAGGCGCTGGCGGCTGTCTTCATCGCTCAACTGTACGGCATCGACATGCCGATTTCTCAGCAAATTTCGCTTGTGCTCGTTTTGATGGTGACATCCAAAGGGATTGCCGGCGTCCCAGGCGTATCGTTTGTCGTCTTATTGGCGACGCTTGGCACGGTTGGCATCCCAGTTGAAGGGTTGGCGTTTATCGCCGGCATCGACCGTATTTTGGACATGGCGCGCACAGTGGTCAACGTCATCGGCAATTCCTTGGCGGCCGTTGTGATGTCGAAGTGGGAAGGGCAATATAACGAAGAACAAGGAAAACAATACATTGCAGAACTGCAGCAAAGTGCTTAAGATGAAGATATAGAGGCGGCGAAAACGTTTAACATATCCTTGACGGAAAAGTCGCGCATCCATTTTTCGGCTGTCGAGGGTGTGGCTTGGAGGACCGAACAACCGCCCGCTTCACAGCCCCCACAAATGTGAAAGCTTCAAATGGCATCTATAAAGAAAGCGGTCTTCTGTCGACCGCTTTTTCATTTTGTTTGCTAGAAGCGTATAGTATAATAGAACAATGGGCAAAGGGAATCGAAAAATGAAGGAGGAAAAACGGTGCACGAAATCGTTCAATCGATATTTTCGTTTTTAACGAATTTAGGCTACGCCGGCATCGCCCTAGCCTTGATGGTCGAAGTGATCCCGAGCGAGGTCGTGCTCGC
Protein-coding regions in this window:
- a CDS encoding YrzI family small protein is translated as MTIHLFFITITIERRKPRQRNSEEERFARAAEEEWLDRKCSAYQRLF
- the sigK gene encoding RNA polymerase sporulation sigma factor SigK is translated as MSGIFTAFTFLLKELTFLVSYIKNNAFPQPLSAQEEEKYLALMAKGDEQARNRLIEHNLRLVAHIVKKFENTGEEVEDLISIGTIGLIKAIESYSPGKGTKLATYAARCIENEILMHLRSLKKTRKDVSLHEPIGQDKEGNEISLLDILKAEGEDIVDEIHLNMEIEQVKQYISVLDEREKEVIINRFGLGRQREKTQREIAKELGISRSYVSRIEKRALMKMFHEFYRQEKEKRRS
- a CDS encoding cation:dicarboxylate symporter family transporter, yielding MRKIGLAWQIFIGLILGIIVGAIFYGNPKVATYLQPIGDVFLRLIKMIVIPIVVSSLIVGVANVGDVKKLGKLGGKTILYFEIITTIAIIVGLLAANIFQPGVGVNMKSLEKTDIQSYVDTTNEVQHHSMVETFVNIVPKNVFEALSTGNMLPIIFFSVMFGLGVAAIGEKGKPVLRFFQGTAEAMFYVTNQVMKFAPFGVFALIGVTVSKFGVASLLPLSKLVVLVYAVMAFFVLVVLGAVAKLAGINIFHIIKILKDELVLAYSTSSSETVLPKVMEKMEKFGCPKAVTSFVVPTGYSFNLDGSTLYQALAAVFIAQLYGIDMPISQQISLVLVLMVTSKGIAGVPGVSFVVLLATLGTVGIPVEGLAFIAGIDRILDMARTVVNVIGNSLAAVVMSKWEGQYNEEQGKQYIAELQQSA